The following proteins are co-located in the Phragmites australis chromosome 10, lpPhrAust1.1, whole genome shotgun sequence genome:
- the LOC133930384 gene encoding butanoate--CoA ligase AAE1-like, with protein MMEGTLLCTANYAPLTPISFLERTALVYPDRPAIVASGGVGLRRTWQETRARCLHLAAALAGLGVARQDVVAVFAQNIPAVVELHFGVPMAGAVICALNSRLDAAMASVLLQHSEAKVVFVDWALLEIAQEALSLVTKAGARPPLVVLIKELLYESSPDSDDNLKTLVRAEHYEYEALLSYGESLDFAIRWPADENEPIALNYTSGTTSRPKGVVYSHRGAYLNSIATVIMNEMVGMPLYLWTVPMFHCNGWCLVWGVAAKGGTHVCLIKVTAAAIYDSIARYSVTHMGGAPTVLSMIVNATEKERRPLPGGSPVTVKAGGAPSPPQILLRMEALGFHVIHGYGMTETYGPATFCAWKPEWDALPPKQRATIKSRQGLHHLGLEVDVKDPATMQSVPADGRTMGEVMLRGNTVMSGYYKDAVATAEALAGGWLQSGDLAVRHSDGYVKIMDRSKDIIISGGENISTIEVEAALFAHPAVAEAAVVGRPDEYWGETPCAFVRLRDGSENVGAEEVIAFCRARLPRYMAPRTVVFVPELPKTATGKVQKVALRERAKAMGSISGSKSRKQRGGSESDSGTRSKL; from the exons ATGATGGAAGGTACCCTGCTCTGCACCGCCAACTACGCGCCGCTGACGCCCATCAGCTTCCTTGAGCGCACCGCCCTCGTCTACCCTGACCGCCCCGCCATTGTGGCCTCCGGCGGCGTCGGCTTGCGACGCACGTGGCAGGAAACACGGGCGCGCTGcctccacctcgccgccgccctcgcTGGACTCGGCGTCGCGCGTCAAGACGTG GTTGCCGTGTTCGCACAAAACATTCCTGCGGTGGTCGAGCTCCACTTTGGCGTTCCGATGGCCGGCGCCGTCATCTGCGCGCTCAACTCGCGCCTGGATGCCGCGATGGCGTCGGTCCTGCTGCAGCACTCGGAGGCCAAGGTCGTCTTCGTCGACTGGGCGCTGCTTGAAATTGCCCAGGAAGCTCTCAGCCTCGTGACCAAGGCAGGAGCCAGGCCTCCTCTTGTGGTGTTAATCAAAGAACTTCTCTACGAATCATCACCGGATTCTGATGACAATCTAAAAACACTTGTTCGAGCTGAACACTACGAGTACGAGGCTCTGCTTAGCTATGGCGAGTCGCTGGACTTTGCTATCAGGTGGCCGGCCGACGAGAACGAGCCGATAGCGCTGAACTACACGTCAGGGACGACGTCGAGGCCCAAGGGCGTGGTCTATAGTCACCGCGGGGCTTACCTGAATAGCATCGCCACCGTGATCATGAACGAGATGGTGGGCATGCCGTTGTACCTGTGGACCGTCCCGATGTTCCATTGCAACGGCTGGTGCCTTGTCTGGGGCGTGGCGGCGAAGGGCGGCACCCACGTCTGTCTCATCAAGGTCACCGCGGCCGCAATCTACGATAGCATCGCGCGCTACAGCGTTACCCACATGGGCGGTGCGCCGACGGTGCTGAGCATGATCGTGAACGCTACAGAGAAGGAGCGGCGGCCGCTGCCCGGTGGGAGTCCAGTCACCGTCAAGGCCGGCGGTGCACCGTCACCACCGCAGATACTGCTCCGGATGGAGGCGCTTGGGTTCCATGTCATCCACGGGTACGGCATGACGGAGACGTACGGCCCAGCAACGTTCTGCGCGTGGAAGCCCGAGTGGGACGCGCTGCCGCCGAAGCAGCGGGCGACGATCAAGTCCCGGCAGGGGCTCCACCACCTGGGACTGGAGGTGGACGTGAAGGACCCCGCGACGATGCAGAGCGTGCCGGCCGACGGGCGGACCATGGGGGAGGTGATGCTCCGGGGCAACACGGTGATGAGCGGCTACTACAAGGACGCGGTGGCGACAGCGGAGGCACTGGCCGGCGGGTGGCTCCAGTCGGGGGACCTGGCGGTCCGGCACAGTGACGGATACGTGAAGATCATGGACCGGTCCAAGGACATTATCATCTCGGGCGGGGAGAACATCAGCACAATCGAGGTGGAGGCGGCGCTTTTCGCGCACCCGGCGGTTGCCGAGGCAGCAGTGGTCGGGCGGCCGGACGAGTACTGGGGCGAGACGCCGTGCGCGTTCGTGCGGCTGAGGGACGGCTCCGAGAACGTGGGCGCGGAGGAGGTGATAGCCTTCTGCCGGGCGCGGCTGCCGCGGTACATGGCGCCGCGGACGGTGGTGTTCGTGCCGGAGCTGCCCAAGACGGCGACGGGGAAGGTGCAGAAGGTTGCGCTGCGGGAGCGGGCGAAGGCCATGGGCAGCATCTCCGGCTCAAAGTCCAGGAAACAGCGGGGAGGATCAGAATCAGACTCAGGGACGAGGAGCAAGCTCTGA